The window TCCCGACTTCCTTCGTCACCAGCGCGATCGCCTCGTCCACGTCGTCCGTGACGTGGAACAGGTAGAGGTCCCTCTCCGAGGCCTTGCCCTGGGCGATCACCGTGTTCCGCAGCCAGTCGATCAGCCCGCTCCAGTACTCCGTGCCGAACAGCACGATCGGGAAGCGGGTGATCTTCTGCGTCTGGACCAGGGTCAGCGCCTCGAACAGCTCGTCCAGCGTGCCCAGGCCGCCCGGCAGGACGACGAAGCCCTGGCTGTACTTCACGAACATCGTCTTGCGGACGAAGAAGTACCGGAAGTTCAGCCCGAGGTCGACGTGCTGGTTGAGCCCCTGCTCGAAGGGGAGCTCGATGCCGAGGCCGACCGAGACGCCGTTGGCCTCGCGGGCGCCCTTGTTGGCCGCCTCCATCGCGCCCGGACCGCCGCCGGTGATCACCGCGAAGCCGGCGTCGACCAGCGCGCTTCCGATCCGTACGCCCGCGTCGTACTCCGGCGAACCCTCCGGAGTACGGGCGGATCCGAACACGCTGATCGCGGGCGGCAGCTCGGCGAGCGTGCCGAAGCCCTCGATGAACTCCGACTGGATGCGCAGGACCCGCCAGGGATCGGTGTGCACCCACTCGGAGGGCCCGGCGGAGTCCAGCAGCCGCTGGTCCGTCGTACTGCCCGCCTTGATCTGGCTCCGCCTCCTCAGCACCGGCCCGAGCTGCTGCTCCTCGGGCCGACGACGAGCGGAACTTTCGGGGTTGCCCATGATGTGCTCCCTCCTGCTGATCGTTGGATCAGGGTAGGCGCACAAAGGTGACGGGAAGCGGAATTCAGGAGGTCAGCCAGGCACGGAGTCGTTCCTCGCAGTGCAGGATCGCCTTCGTCTCGACGCGCTCGTCGACCTTGTGGGCCAGCAGCGCGTCGCCGGGGCCGTAATTGACCGCCGGAACGCCCAGCGCGCTGAAGCGGGAGACGTCCGTCCAGCCGAACTTCGGCATGGCCCGGCCGCCGACGGCCTCCATGAAGGCCGCGGCCGCCGGGTGGGAGAGGCCCGGCAGGGCCCCGCCGGAGGAGTCGTCGACCACGAACTCGGCGATGTCGCAGTCCGCGAACACCTCCCGTACGTGGGCCAGTGCCTCGGCCTCGCTGCGGTCCGGGGCGTAGCGGAAGTTGACCGTCACCGTGCACGCGTCGGGGATGACGTTGTTGGCGACGCCGCCCTCGATGCGGACCGCGTTGAGGCCCTCGTGGTACTCCAGGCCGTCGATGACCGGCCTGCGGGGCTCGTACGCCGCGAGCGTGGCCAGGATCGGGCTCGCCGAGTGGATGGCGTTGGAGCCCATCCAGCTGCGGGCGGAGTGCGCGCGTTCGCCGGCCGTGCGGAGCAGCACGCGCAGGGTGCCCTGGCAGCCGCCTTCGACCTCGGCGTTGGAGGGCTCCAGCAGCACGGCGAAGTCGCCCGTCAGCCAGTCGGGGTGTGCTTCCGCGACCTTGCCCAGGCCGTTGAGGTCGGCGGCGACCTCCTCCTGGTCGTAGAAGACGAAGGTGAGGTCCCGGTTCGGCTCGGGCACGGTCGCGGCGATGCGCAGCTGCACGGCGACACCGGACTTCATGTCGGTCGTCCCGCAGCCCCACAGCACGTCGTTCTCGTCGAGGCGGGAGGGGACGTTGTCGGCGATCGGCACGGTGTCGAGGTGGCCGGCGAGCACGACGCGCTCGGCGCGGCCGAGGTCCGTGCGGGCGACGACGTTGTTGCCGAAGCGGTCCACGGTCAGGTGCGGCAGGCCGCGCAACGCGTGTTCCACGAGGTCGGCGAGTACCTTCTCGTCGCCGCTCACGGACGGAATGTCGACGAGCCGGGCGGTCAGCTCGGCGGCGTCCAGGGTGAGGTCCAGCTCGGATTCGGACATGGAACTGACCCTAATGCCCCGGGCTGCGGCAAAGCCTCCTGCGTCCGGCCGGTGGACGCGTCATATGCCTCAAGTACGGTGGGCGCGTGTCCGAGAACCGTGATCCCCGTCCTCGTCGCCGCAGGCCGCTGCGCGCTGCCGTCGGCCTGCTCGTTCTCCTCGCGGTGGTCGGCTACTTCGCCGTCCAGCGCGCCTCGAACGGCGGCGGCGGCGCCCCGTTCTGTGTGGCCGGTGCGGACACGGCCGGGGCCGACGGAGCCTCCGGATCGTATGAAATGTCCCCGGAACAGGCGGCGAACGCGGCGACGATAGCCGCCGTCGGCGTGGCCAAGGGCCTGCCGGACCGGGCGGTGACCATCGCGCTGGCGACGGCGATGCAGGAGTCCTCGCTGCGCAACCTCGACCACGGCGACCGGGACTCGCTGGGGCTCTTCCAGCAGCGGCCCTCGCAGGGCTGGGGCACTCCGGAGCAGATCACGGACCCGGTCTACTCGGCCGGGATCTTCTACGACCACCTCGTCGACGTGCCGGGGTACTCGCGGCTGCCACTGACGGTGGCCGCGCAGAAGGTGCAGCGCAGCGGGTTCCCGCAGGCGTACGCGAAGCACGAGCCGGACGCCACCGTGATGACCGCGGCCTTCGCGGGCGGCGGCACCCTGGACTGCGGCGGGCCCGCGCCCACGGGGCCGGGCGACGCGGTGAGGGTACGGGCCGATCTCGTCCGGATCTTCGGCGAGGACGGGCTGCACACCTTCGCCCCGCAGGCGGGCCAGGC of the Streptomyces sp. NBC_01294 genome contains:
- a CDS encoding TIGR00730 family Rossman fold protein, with the translated sequence MGNPESSARRRPEEQQLGPVLRRRSQIKAGSTTDQRLLDSAGPSEWVHTDPWRVLRIQSEFIEGFGTLAELPPAISVFGSARTPEGSPEYDAGVRIGSALVDAGFAVITGGGPGAMEAANKGAREANGVSVGLGIELPFEQGLNQHVDLGLNFRYFFVRKTMFVKYSQGFVVLPGGLGTLDELFEALTLVQTQKITRFPIVLFGTEYWSGLIDWLRNTVIAQGKASERDLYLFHVTDDVDEAIALVTKEVGK
- the dapE gene encoding succinyl-diaminopimelate desuccinylase, whose product is MSESELDLTLDAAELTARLVDIPSVSGDEKVLADLVEHALRGLPHLTVDRFGNNVVARTDLGRAERVVLAGHLDTVPIADNVPSRLDENDVLWGCGTTDMKSGVAVQLRIAATVPEPNRDLTFVFYDQEEVAADLNGLGKVAEAHPDWLTGDFAVLLEPSNAEVEGGCQGTLRVLLRTAGERAHSARSWMGSNAIHSASPILATLAAYEPRRPVIDGLEYHEGLNAVRIEGGVANNVIPDACTVTVNFRYAPDRSEAEALAHVREVFADCDIAEFVVDDSSGGALPGLSHPAAAAFMEAVGGRAMPKFGWTDVSRFSALGVPAVNYGPGDALLAHKVDERVETKAILHCEERLRAWLTS